AAACGATGCTTGAGACAACAAGAAAGAATAAAAGATGATTTTTTATGCTTTAAAAGAATAAGAGAAAAAATAAAGCCTTCAGCGATCAGCTTTAAGCTGTCAGCTAAAGATAAATACGCACAGTGTTGGATTTTAGCTGATCGCTTACGGCTGACAGCTGACGGCTTTTTTTTGCCCTACTAAGGGCAAAAAAAAGGCCCCCTTGCGGGAGCCTTTGTTATCAGCGAGTCGAGATTCGTTGCTTATTACTTACTTAGCTGCATTCAACAGATCAGCCAGATTTTGTTCGGCTTCATCGGCCGAGACAGTTACTGCTTGATCCGGATTACGCTGAGCATTGCGGGTTTGATGGTAAGCAAAGCCCGTACCTGCAGGAACTAAACGGCCCACAATTACGTTCTCTTTCAGACCACGCAAGTTATCTACCTTGCCAGACACCGCAGCTTCAGTTAGCACGCGAGTGGTTTCCTGGAAAGACGCCGCCGAGATAAAGGATTCGGTGCTTAACGAGGCCTTAGTGATACCCATCAAGACATGGCGATATTCTACCGGTTGCTTATTCGCAGCAATGAGTGCGCGGTTAGCTTGGCGAATACGTACCACCTCTGCTTGCTCACCGTTAATGAAGTCGGAATCTCCGGCATTCATAATTTCGGCGCGGCGCAGCATCTGACGTACGATAGTTTCAATGTGCTTATCGTTGATCTTAACGCCTTGCAAGCGGTAAACCTCTTGCACTTCGTTAACGATATAGTTAGCAACGGGGCTAATGCCACGCAAGCGCAAGATATCGTGGGCAGATTCTGGACCATCGGCCAAGACTTCACCCTTTTCAACTTTCTCACCTTCAAACACGTTCACATGGCGCCATTTGTGGATCATTTCCTCAAAGGCATCACCACCATCTAACGGCGTAATCACCAAGCGGCGTTTGCCTTTGGTTTCTTTACCGAAAGAAATGGTACCGGAGATTTCCGCCAAAATGGCCGGCTCCTTCGGTAAACGTGCTTCAAATAAGTCAGCAACTCGTGGCAGACCACCGGTAATATCTTTAGTACCACTGGACTCTTGTGGGATACGCGCAATCGCATCACCCACGTTTACCACAGCACCATCTTCCAAGCTCACAATAGAGCGACCTGGTAAGAAGTACAGCGCAGATAAGTCAGTACCTGGAATGATGACGTCATTATTGTTGTCATCAATGAGCTTAACGGTCGGACGTAAGTCTTTACCAGAAGCGGGACGCTCATTCACATCCATCACTACGATACTAGACAGACCCGTTAGCTCATCGGTTTGTCGACTAATGGTCACGCCATCAATCATGTCGATAAACTTAACGTGACCGGCTACTTCGGTAACGATAGGGTGAGTGTGCGGGTCCCAAGTGGCGACCAACTGACCCACTTGAACTTCTTCACCGTCCGCTTTATCCAACAAGGCACCGTAGGGTAGCTTGTGGTTTTCACGAGTTTGGCCTAGTTCATCGATAATGGTCAGCTCAGAAGAGCGCGACACAATAACGGTTTTGTCTTCATTGTTGGTCACATATTTCGCGTTTAACAGCTTAACAGTACCGGCATTTTTCACCTGAATACTGTTTTCTGCGGCCGCTCTCGATGCGGCACCACCAATGTGGAAGGTACGCATCGTTAACTGGGTACCCGGCTCACCGATAGATTGAGCAGCGATAACGCCCACCGCTTCACCTTGGTTAACCAAGTGGCCACGAGCCAAATCACGACCGTAACAATGGGCACACACGCCATGGTCATTGTCACAGGTGATAACCGAGCGCACCATAATGCCATCGACGGAGCTGTCTTCTACCACATCACACCACTTCTCATCGAGCAGGGTGTTACGGGCAACCAACACTTCATCTTCGGTACCAGGGCGGATCACATCTTCAGCCACCACTCGGCCTAATACGCGCTCACGTAATGGCTCAACAACGTCACCGCCTTCAATCAGGGAAGTAATCCACAGACCGTCGAAAGTGCCACAGTCATCAGAGGTAATCACCAAATCTTGGGCAACGTCTACCAAGCGGCGTGTTAGGTAACCGGAGTTCGCCGTCTTCAAGGCGGTATCCGCTAGACCCTTACGAGCACCGTGGGTGGAGTTAAAGTACTGAAGTACGTTCAAGCCTTCACGGAAGTTAGCAATGATCGGTGTTTCAATGATGGAGCCATCGGGTTTTGCCATCAGGCCACGCATCCCCGCGAGCTGGCGGATCTGGGCGGCACTACCACGAGCACCGGAGTCGGCCATCATAAAGATACTGTTAAATGAGTCTTGCAGTACTTCATTGCCTTCAGCGTCGATCACCTTATCTTTCGATAAGTTTTCCATCATCGCTTTAGACACGCGCTCGTTAGCACTGGCCCAAATATCGATAACTTTGTTATAACGCTCACCCGCGGTCACCAGACCAGACTGGAATTGATCTTGGATCTCGGTTACTTCGGCTTCAGCTTCATCAATGATGTGTTTCTTCGCATCTGGAATCACCATGTCGTTAATACCAACGGACACGCCAGACAGCGTTGCATAATGGAAACCGGTATACATCAATTGGTCAGCAAAGATAACGGAGTCTTTCAACCCTAAACGACGGTAACAAGCGTTCAGTAATTTTGAGATCTGCTTCTTACCCATAGGGTGATCGATCATGCTAAAAGGTAAGCCCTTTGGCACAATCAAGCTCAAGATAGCGCGACCGATAGTGGTATCACGAATAGACGTGGTTTCGACTTCGGTGCCATCTTCCATGCGTTCAAAATCCGTAATCCGAATTTTAACTTTAGCATGCAGCTCAGCATGACCACCGCGATAGACCTTTTCCGCTTCTTTAGCGCTGGTTAAGATCATGCCTTCACCTTTGGCATTCACTTTATCGCGGGTCATGTAGTACAAACCTAATACCACGTCTTGCGAGGGTACAATAATAGGTTCGCCGTTAGCCGGAGACAGTATGTTGTTGGTGGACATCATAAGTGCACGCGCTTCAAGCTGTGCTTCTATGGTCAGCGGTACGTGGACCGCCATTTGGTCACCATCAAAGTCGGCGTTATAGGCCGCACACACGAGTGGGTGCAACTGAATCGCTTTACCTTCGATCAACACTGGCTCAAACGCTTGAATACCCAAACGGTGCAAAGTAGGTGCACGGTTCAGTAATACTGGGTGTTCGCGGATCACGTCATCTAAAACGTCCCACACCACAGCTTCTTCACGCTCAACCATCTTCTTAGCCGCTTTAATGGTAGTGGCTAAACCACGGCCTTCTAGCTTGCCATAGATAAATGGCTTAAATAACTCGAGGGCCATTTTCTTCGGCAGACCGCACTGATGCAAACGCAAGGTCGGTCCTACTACGATGACCGAACGACCGGAGTAGTCAACACGCTTACCAAGCAAGTTCTGACGGAAACGACCCTGCTTACCTTTGATCATATCGGCCAAGGATTTCAGTGGGCGCTTGTTAGAGCCAGTAATGGCACGACCGCGACGACCGTTATCAAGCAAGGCATCTACAGACTCTTGCAGCATCCGCTTTTCGTTACGCACGATAATATCGGGCGCCGCTAAATCCAGCAGACGTTTTAAACGGTTGTTACGGTTGATCACACGACGATATAAATCGTTCAGATCTGAAGTCGCAAAGCGACCCCCGTCCAGCGGTACTAGCGGACGTAAGTCCGGTGGCAATACTGGCAATACGGTCAGTACCATCCACTCTGGCTTGTTGCCTGAGCCGAAGAAAGCTTCCATCAGTTTGAAGCGCTTGGTAATTTTCTTACGCTTAGTTTCTGAGTTAGTTTGGCTCAGCTCTTCGCGCATGGCTTCAATTTCAGCACCTAAATCAATGGCGCTTAGCAAAGACAGTACCGCTTCGGCACCCATCTTGGCGTCAAATTCATCGCCCCACTCTTCGAGTGCATCTAAATACTGTTCTTCTGACAGCATTTGGCCACGCTCAAGACTGGTCATACCCGCTTCGATCACCACAAAGGATTCGAAGTACAGGACGCGCTCGATATCACGCAAGGTCATATCCAGCAATAAACCGATACGGCTTGGCAGGGACTTCAAGAACCAGATATGGGCAACAGGGCTGGCTAGCTCAATGTGGCCCATGCGCTCACGGCGCACTTTGGTCTGGGTAACTTCAACGCCACATTTTTCGCAGATAACACCACGATGTTTAAGGCGTTTGTACTTACCACACAGACACTCATAGTCCTTGACCGGACCAAAGATCCGAGCACAGAAAAGGCCGTCACGCTCCGGTTTGAAGGTACGGTAGTTAATGGTCTCAGGCTTTTTGACTTCGCCAAAAGACCAAGAGCGGATCATGTCTGGGGAGGCCAGACCAATTTTGATCCCATCAAACTCTTCTGTCTTATTCTGCGCTTTCAAAAACTTAAGTAAGTCTTTCACGTTAGTCTCCTGTGAGGAGTTCTACCTAGGCGCCCTATTTTTAAAAAAAAGGGCGCCGTTATTTCTTCAGCAGTCTGTGCTTTAGCTTTCGTCTAATTCGATGTTGATACCGAGCGAGCGAATTTCTTTCAACAAGACGTTGAAGGACTCGGGCATGCCCGGCTCCATGCGGTGATCACCATCGACGATGTTTTTATACATCTTAGTACGACCGTTAACGTCATCGGACTTCACCGTCAACATTTCTTGCAAGGTGTAAGCGGCACCATATGCTTCCAGTGCCCACACTTCCATCTCACCGAAACGCTGACCACCAAACTGAGCTTTACCACCCAGTGGCTGTTGCGTTACCAGACTGTAAGAACCAGTAGAACGGGCGTGCATCTTGTCGTCCACTAAGTGGTTCAACTTCAGCATGTACATATAGCCCACGGTCACTGGGCGCTCAAAGGCATTACCAGTACGACCGTCATAGAGCGTGATCTGACCAGAATCTGGCAGATCAGCCAGTAGCAACATGCGCTTGATTTCGCCTTCATCAGCACCATCAAACGCCGGCGTTGCCATTGGCATGCCGTGGCGCAAGTTATGAGCCAGTGTTTGCACTTCGGCATCAGTAAAGCTAGAGATATCGACTTTCTGACGAGTACCATCACCCAAGTTATAAACTTCTTGGATAAATTCACGCAAACGAGCGATATCTTGCTGCTCTTTGATCATGCGATCGATCTTCTCGCCAATGCCCTTAGCTGCTAAGCCTAAGTGCGTCTCGAGTATCTGACCGATGTTCATCCGCGACGGTACACCCAATGGGTTCAGAACGATATCAACCGGCGTGCCGTGCACGTCGTAAGGCATATCTTCTACTGGAACTATAGTAGAGACCACACCCTTGTTACCGTGACGACCGGCCATCTTATCACCAGGCTGAATTTGGCGTTTAACGGCCAAGTACACCTTAACGATCTTCAGCACGCCCGGCGCCAAATCATCCCCTTGGGTGATTTTACGACGTTTGTTTTCAAACATCTTATCGAAGTCGGCTTTTAGTTCAGCTTGTTGCTCGGCGAGTTGCTCCAGCTCAATTTGCTTAGCTTCGTCATCAATCGCTTGCTCTAACAGCTTATTACGATCGATTTTAGCAACTTGCTCAGCAGACATACCGGAGGCAATTAACACACCGCGAGCACGGGCATATACACCGTCTTCAAGGATGCTAAATTCTTCAGTTAAGTCTTTCTTAGCTTGCTTCAACTGCATGTGCTCAATATCTTGGGCACGCTTGTCTTTTTCTACGCCATCACGGGTAAAGACTTGAACGTCGATGACAGTACCAAACACAGAGTTAGGCACACGTAATGACGAGTCTTTCACATCAGAGGCTTTTTCACCGAAGATAGCGCGCAGCAGCTTCTCTTCTGGTGTGAGCTGGCTTTCACCCTTAGGAGTGACTTTACCCACCAAGATATCGCCAGGACGCATCTCTGCACCCACATAAACGATACCAGACTCATCCAGTTTGCTCAGCGCAGACTCACCTACGTTAGGGATATCGGCGGTGATCTCTTCTGGACCCAACTTAGTATCACGAGAGATACAAGTGAGTTCTTGAATATGAATGGTGGTTAAGCGGTCTTGTTCTACCAAACGCTCATTTAATAAGATGGAGTCTTCAAAGTTGTAACCATTCCATGGCATAAAGGCCACGCGCAGGTTCTGACCCAGAGCGAGTTCGCCCAAGTCAGTAGAAGGACCATCGGCCAGTACGTCGCCACCCAGCACGCGCTCACCTGGCATCACACACGGACGCTGGTTAATACAAGTGTTCTGGTTAGAACGGGTGTACTTGGTCAGGTTATAGATGTCGATCCCAGCTTCGCCAGGCGTCATCTCTTCTTCGTTAACTTTAACTACAATGCGTGACGCATCGGCGTAATCGACGATACCACCACGCTTAGCTACCACGGTCACACCTGAGTCGACGGCTACGGCGCGCTCAATACCGGTACCTACTAACGGCTTATCGGCACGCAGTGTAGGCACAGCTTGGCGTTGCATGTTCGAGCCCATCAAGGCGCGGTTAGCATCATCGTGCTCAAGGAAGGGGATCAGAGATGCTGCAACTGACACTACCTGCTGTGGGCTCACATCCATGTACTGGATTTGATCCGCGTTCATATAGGTAGCTTCACCTTTATGACGCGAGGCTACCAGCTCATCGATTAAGCGGTTGTTCTCATCAGAGGCGGCGTTGGCCTGAGCGATCACAAAGTGACCTTCCTCGATAGCAGACAAGTAATCCACTTCATCGGTAATTTGGCCATCCACCACTTTACGATACGGCGTCTCAAGGAAACCATATTCGTTGGTGCGCGAGTAGCACGCCAGTGAGTTGATCAAACCAATGTTTGGACCTTCCGGCGTTTCGATAGGACACAAACGACCGTAGTGAGTGGTATGGACGTCTCGAACTTCAAAGCCAGCACGCTCACGAGTCAAACCACCTGGGCCTAATGCAGAAATACGACGCTTGTGCGTCACTTCTGATAGCGGGTTGTTTTGATCCATAAACTGCGATAATTGGCTAGAGCCAAAGAACTCTTTCACCGCCGCCGAAATCGGCTTGGCGTTGATCAAGTCTTGGGGCATTAAGGTATCTAAATCACCTAATGACAAGCGCTCACGCACTGCACGCTCTACGCGCACTAAACCAACACGGAATTGGTTTTCTGCCATCTCGCCTACCGAGCGAATACGACGGTTACCCAAGTGGTCAATATCATCCACTTCATCATTACCGTTACGGATGTCGATCAAACGCTTCATCACATCCACGATATCTGACTTAGTCAGGGTACCCGGACCATCAATCTCATCACGGAACAGACGACGGTTAAATTTCATCCGGCCCACGGTGGAGAGGTCATATCTGTCTTCTGAGAAGAATAAGTTCTCAAACAGCGTATCGGCAGCATCACGAGTAGGTGGCTCGCCTGGGCGCATCATGCGATATACTTCAACCAAGGCTTCTACACGGTTAGTTGAAGAGTCAATACGCAGTGTCTCAGACATATAAGCGCCGTGATCCAGTTCGTTAGTGAACAAGGTCTCAAACTGCTTAATACCGGCCACAGACATATTGGCTAAGGCTTCCAGCGTTAACTCTTGGTTAGCACCAATGATTAGCTCGCCCGTATCGGGATTAACATAATCTTTGGCCACCACTTTACCGACGGCATATTCCACCGGTACTTCAATTTTTTCGATGCCGGCTTTTTCTAGCTGACGAATATGGCGCGCAGTAATACGACGACCGGTTTCCACTAGTACTTCGCCATCAACCAAAATATCAAACGAGGCAGTTTCACCACGTAGACGCTCTGGCTTTAATTCCATCATCATTTTGCCATCGATCACTTCAAAAGAAGTCATATCGAAGAACATGGCCAAAATTTCTTCGGTCGTGAACTCCAATGCACGCAGCATGATGGATGCAGGTAACTTGCGACGACGGTCGATACGAACAAACAAGTTATCTTTGGCATCAAACTCAAAATCGAGCCAGGAACCACGGTAAGGGATCACACGGGCGTTATACAAAACCTTACCTGAAGAGTGGGTTTTGCCACGGTCGTGATCGAAAAACACACCCGGGCTGCGATGCAGCTGGGAGACTATTACCCGCTCGGTGCCGTTAATAACAAAGGTACCGTTTTCAGTCATGAGCGGGATTTCGCCCATGTAGACTTCTTGCTCTTTAATGTCTTTGACAGTGCCAGGTGCGGCTTCTCTGTCATACAACACCATGCGCAATTTAACGCGCAGCGGTGCCGAATAAGTAACACCACGAATTTGACATTCTTGAACGTCAAATACAGGCTCGCCTAAACGGAAACTAACATATTGCAATTCAGCATTGCCAGAATAGCTGGCGATGGGGAAAACGCTTCGAAAAGCCGCTTCCAAACCGTGTTCGCCGCGCGGATCTGCTTCAATAAATTGTTTGAAGGAATCAAGCTGGATTGATAGCAGGTAAGGCGTGTCCAAGACTTGGTCACGTTTACCGAAGTCCTTACGAATGCGCTTTTTCTCTGTGTAAGAGTAAACCATAGGGTTCCTCAGCTCGCTGATAAGTGACCCACCTGTCCAAATGGGACAGCTCTAAATAACATCGTTTTTCTAGGACACGGACGTCTCGACAACATCCGATATGTGGTGCTAATAAGAGGCATAAACGATGTGAAAAATCCTCTCATCATACAGCGCAAAAGGGCTGGTGAATATATATTCACCAGCCCTAGCCTAATTGCTTAGGCCGCTAAGCTAAAATTCAGCTTATTTAAGATCAACAGAAGCACCTGCTTCTTCGAGCTCTTTCTTCAACGCTTCGGCTTCGCCTTTGCTCAGTGCTTCTTTAACAGCACAAGGAGCAGACTCTACCAAGCCTTTGGCTTCTTTCAGGCCAAGACCGGTTGCAGCACGTACGGCTTTGATTACAGATACTTTGTTGGCGCCGATTTCAGTCAGCATAACGTCGAATTCAGTCTGCTCTTCAGCAGCGGCACCGGCGTCACCAGCAACAGCAACAGCAGCAGCGGCAGAAACGCCGAACTTCTCTTCCATTGCTTCGATCAGTTCAACAACTTGCATTACAGACATTTCTGCAACGGCTTCAATGATTTGGTCTTTAGTGATAGACATGACTCAAATTCCTAATGTTCTGAAGTTTGGGGTTATCAAGCAACAAATTGCAGCTTAAGCTGCGGCTTGTTTTTGGTCGCGCAAAGCAGCGATAGTACGTACCAGCTTGCCAGCAGAAGCTTCTTTCATAGTCGCCATCAGCTTTGCAATTGCTTCGTCGTACGTCGGCAGTTTTGCGAGACGGTCAATTTCGGCTGCGGGAATAAAAGCACCCTCGTAAGCCAGACCTTTTACCTCGAATGCGCTTTGCTCTTTAGCAAAATCTTTGAACAAACGAGCGGCAGCGCCCGGGTGTTCATTAGAGAACGCAATCAGGGTAGGACCAACGAATACCTCATTAAGGCACTCATAGCTGGTCTCTTTAACTGCAATGCGAGCTAACGTGTTACGAACTACCTTAAGGTAAACTCCGTTATCACGTGCTTGCTGGCGCAGTTGGGTCATGGCAGCTACAGTAACGCCACGTGCATCGGCTACTACTGCAGACAGGGCGCCCTTGGCAACTTCGTTGACTTCAGCAACTATTGCCTTTTTGTCTTCGAGTCTTAATGCCATTGGCTAAACTCCTGGATCTACCTGGGAAAACCCCAGATTAAACACACGCCTCTGTCAATTCAGAGACACCAAGATGACAGATTCCAGAAGAAAAAATCTTTTCTAACTGGGTCCCGGCACCATCTACGCTGGAACATTAAGACGTTAACGTCTCCAGCGGTCTTGGACGGGAGTCGAAGCCCCCAACCAAATCACAAGGCGCAAAATACTACGTGAGTCGTTGCGCCTTGTAAATGCTTATTTCTTTTCGTCTAGGCTTGCTTGATCAATGGCAACACCGGCACCCATAGTGGTAGACAGGGTTACTTTCTTGATGAAGACACCTTTAGAAGTCGCAGGCTTAGCACGCTTCAATGCAACTAACAGCGCTTCTAAGTTACCTTTCAGCTTCTCAACGGTAAAATCAACCTTACCGATAGTGGTGTGGATGATACCGTTCTTATCGTTACGATAGCGAACCTGACCGGCTTTAGCATTCTTAACGGCTTCAGCAACGTTAGGGGTAACTGTGCCTACTTTAGGGTTAGGCATTAAACCGCGTGGGCCTAATACTTGACCTAATTGACCTACTACGCGCATCGCATCAGGAGAAGCGATAACCACGTCGAAGTTCATTTCGCCTGCTTTAATTTGCTCGGCCAGATCTTCCATGCCAACCAATTCAGCGCCGGCTTCTTTAGCGGCTTCGGCGTTTGCGCCTTGAGCAAATACAGCAACACGCACATCACGACCCGTACCGTTTGGCAACACAGTGGCGCCACGGACGTTTTGGTCTGATTTACGTGCATCAATACCGAGGTTAACAGCAACGTCTACGCTTTCTACAAACTTAGCAGTGGCCAATTCTTGTAACAGAGTAACGGCTTCGTTGATGTCGTAATCTTTAGTGCTTTCTACGCGGTCACGGATAACACGCATACGCTTAGTTAATTTAGCCATCGTCTTAACCCTCCACTGCCAGGCCCATGGACCGAGCAGTACCTTCGATTGTACGAACGCGGGCATCAACATCGGCACCGGTCATGTCTTTTTCTTTGATCTCAGCAATTTCTTCTAACTGAGCGCGGGTCACAGTGCCCACTTTATCAGTGTTAGGCTTCGCCGAGCCAGACTTAGTGCCGGCTGCCTTCAACAACAAGTACGCCGCAGGCGGAGTCTTAGTTTCGAAGGTGAAAGAACGGTCGCTGTACACAGTAATGATTACTGGGATTGGCGAGCCTTTTTCTAGGCTTTCTGTACGAGCGTTAAACGCCTTACAGAATTCCATGATGTTAACGCCGTGCTGACCCAGAGCGGGACCAACCGGAGGACTTGGGTTTGCTGCACCGGCTGCAACTTGCAGCTTGATGTAGGCTTGGACTTTCTTAGCCATTGAGATTACCTCGTTATTGGGTGATAGCGCCGTTGAGCATGGCTCAAAATCGGCTCCCCTGTATTAAAAGGGCGGCAAATTCTAGTACTATTTACTGCCACTCGCAAGTGCTATGAGCAAATTTTAATCAGGACTTTTCAACCTGACCAAACTCCAGCTCAACCGGAGTAGAGCGACCAAAAATCATTACCGATACCTTGATGCGGCTCTTCTCAT
This genomic window from Oceanisphaera avium contains:
- the rpoB gene encoding DNA-directed RNA polymerase subunit beta, with translation MVYSYTEKKRIRKDFGKRDQVLDTPYLLSIQLDSFKQFIEADPRGEHGLEAAFRSVFPIASYSGNAELQYVSFRLGEPVFDVQECQIRGVTYSAPLRVKLRMVLYDREAAPGTVKDIKEQEVYMGEIPLMTENGTFVINGTERVIVSQLHRSPGVFFDHDRGKTHSSGKVLYNARVIPYRGSWLDFEFDAKDNLFVRIDRRRKLPASIMLRALEFTTEEILAMFFDMTSFEVIDGKMMMELKPERLRGETASFDILVDGEVLVETGRRITARHIRQLEKAGIEKIEVPVEYAVGKVVAKDYVNPDTGELIIGANQELTLEALANMSVAGIKQFETLFTNELDHGAYMSETLRIDSSTNRVEALVEVYRMMRPGEPPTRDAADTLFENLFFSEDRYDLSTVGRMKFNRRLFRDEIDGPGTLTKSDIVDVMKRLIDIRNGNDEVDDIDHLGNRRIRSVGEMAENQFRVGLVRVERAVRERLSLGDLDTLMPQDLINAKPISAAVKEFFGSSQLSQFMDQNNPLSEVTHKRRISALGPGGLTRERAGFEVRDVHTTHYGRLCPIETPEGPNIGLINSLACYSRTNEYGFLETPYRKVVDGQITDEVDYLSAIEEGHFVIAQANAASDENNRLIDELVASRHKGEATYMNADQIQYMDVSPQQVVSVAASLIPFLEHDDANRALMGSNMQRQAVPTLRADKPLVGTGIERAVAVDSGVTVVAKRGGIVDYADASRIVVKVNEEEMTPGEAGIDIYNLTKYTRSNQNTCINQRPCVMPGERVLGGDVLADGPSTDLGELALGQNLRVAFMPWNGYNFEDSILLNERLVEQDRLTTIHIQELTCISRDTKLGPEEITADIPNVGESALSKLDESGIVYVGAEMRPGDILVGKVTPKGESQLTPEEKLLRAIFGEKASDVKDSSLRVPNSVFGTVIDVQVFTRDGVEKDKRAQDIEHMQLKQAKKDLTEEFSILEDGVYARARGVLIASGMSAEQVAKIDRNKLLEQAIDDEAKQIELEQLAEQQAELKADFDKMFENKRRKITQGDDLAPGVLKIVKVYLAVKRQIQPGDKMAGRHGNKGVVSTIVPVEDMPYDVHGTPVDIVLNPLGVPSRMNIGQILETHLGLAAKGIGEKIDRMIKEQQDIARLREFIQEVYNLGDGTRQKVDISSFTDAEVQTLAHNLRHGMPMATPAFDGADEGEIKRMLLLADLPDSGQITLYDGRTGNAFERPVTVGYMYMLKLNHLVDDKMHARSTGSYSLVTQQPLGGKAQFGGQRFGEMEVWALEAYGAAYTLQEMLTVKSDDVNGRTKMYKNIVDGDHRMEPGMPESFNVLLKEIRSLGINIELDES
- the rplK gene encoding 50S ribosomal protein L11, with amino-acid sequence MAKKVQAYIKLQVAAGAANPSPPVGPALGQHGVNIMEFCKAFNARTESLEKGSPIPVIITVYSDRSFTFETKTPPAAYLLLKAAGTKSGSAKPNTDKVGTVTRAQLEEIAEIKEKDMTGADVDARVRTIEGTARSMGLAVEG
- the rplL gene encoding 50S ribosomal protein L7/L12, with protein sequence MSITKDQIIEAVAEMSVMQVVELIEAMEEKFGVSAAAAVAVAGDAGAAAEEQTEFDVMLTEIGANKVSVIKAVRAATGLGLKEAKGLVESAPCAVKEALSKGEAEALKKELEEAGASVDLK
- the rplA gene encoding 50S ribosomal protein L1, whose product is MAKLTKRMRVIRDRVESTKDYDINEAVTLLQELATAKFVESVDVAVNLGIDARKSDQNVRGATVLPNGTGRDVRVAVFAQGANAEAAKEAGAELVGMEDLAEQIKAGEMNFDVVIASPDAMRVVGQLGQVLGPRGLMPNPKVGTVTPNVAEAVKNAKAGQVRYRNDKNGIIHTTIGKVDFTVEKLKGNLEALLVALKRAKPATSKGVFIKKVTLSTTMGAGVAIDQASLDEKK
- the rplJ gene encoding 50S ribosomal protein L10, yielding MALRLEDKKAIVAEVNEVAKGALSAVVADARGVTVAAMTQLRQQARDNGVYLKVVRNTLARIAVKETSYECLNEVFVGPTLIAFSNEHPGAAARLFKDFAKEQSAFEVKGLAYEGAFIPAAEIDRLAKLPTYDEAIAKLMATMKEASAGKLVRTIAALRDQKQAAA
- the rpoC gene encoding DNA-directed RNA polymerase subunit beta' — translated: MKDLLKFLKAQNKTEEFDGIKIGLASPDMIRSWSFGEVKKPETINYRTFKPERDGLFCARIFGPVKDYECLCGKYKRLKHRGVICEKCGVEVTQTKVRRERMGHIELASPVAHIWFLKSLPSRIGLLLDMTLRDIERVLYFESFVVIEAGMTSLERGQMLSEEQYLDALEEWGDEFDAKMGAEAVLSLLSAIDLGAEIEAMREELSQTNSETKRKKITKRFKLMEAFFGSGNKPEWMVLTVLPVLPPDLRPLVPLDGGRFATSDLNDLYRRVINRNNRLKRLLDLAAPDIIVRNEKRMLQESVDALLDNGRRGRAITGSNKRPLKSLADMIKGKQGRFRQNLLGKRVDYSGRSVIVVGPTLRLHQCGLPKKMALELFKPFIYGKLEGRGLATTIKAAKKMVEREEAVVWDVLDDVIREHPVLLNRAPTLHRLGIQAFEPVLIEGKAIQLHPLVCAAYNADFDGDQMAVHVPLTIEAQLEARALMMSTNNILSPANGEPIIVPSQDVVLGLYYMTRDKVNAKGEGMILTSAKEAEKVYRGGHAELHAKVKIRITDFERMEDGTEVETTSIRDTTIGRAILSLIVPKGLPFSMIDHPMGKKQISKLLNACYRRLGLKDSVIFADQLMYTGFHYATLSGVSVGINDMVIPDAKKHIIDEAEAEVTEIQDQFQSGLVTAGERYNKVIDIWASANERVSKAMMENLSKDKVIDAEGNEVLQDSFNSIFMMADSGARGSAAQIRQLAGMRGLMAKPDGSIIETPIIANFREGLNVLQYFNSTHGARKGLADTALKTANSGYLTRRLVDVAQDLVITSDDCGTFDGLWITSLIEGGDVVEPLRERVLGRVVAEDVIRPGTEDEVLVARNTLLDEKWCDVVEDSSVDGIMVRSVITCDNDHGVCAHCYGRDLARGHLVNQGEAVGVIAAQSIGEPGTQLTMRTFHIGGAASRAAAENSIQVKNAGTVKLLNAKYVTNNEDKTVIVSRSSELTIIDELGQTRENHKLPYGALLDKADGEEVQVGQLVATWDPHTHPIVTEVAGHVKFIDMIDGVTISRQTDELTGLSSIVVMDVNERPASGKDLRPTVKLIDDNNNDVIIPGTDLSALYFLPGRSIVSLEDGAVVNVGDAIARIPQESSGTKDITGGLPRVADLFEARLPKEPAILAEISGTISFGKETKGKRRLVITPLDGGDAFEEMIHKWRHVNVFEGEKVEKGEVLADGPESAHDILRLRGISPVANYIVNEVQEVYRLQGVKINDKHIETIVRQMLRRAEIMNAGDSDFINGEQAEVVRIRQANRALIAANKQPVEYRHVLMGITKASLSTESFISAASFQETTRVLTEAAVSGKVDNLRGLKENVIVGRLVPAGTGFAYHQTRNAQRNPDQAVTVSADEAEQNLADLLNAAK